The Neurospora crassa OR74A linkage group I, whole genome shotgun sequence genome segment GGACGAGCTCGACGTGGAAGAGGATGGGCAGTTCGGCGGAGCCAGCGAGTAGGAAGTAGCAGTGCATGGAATGGACAAGGAAGTCAGATGGGACGGTCTTTTGGCCGGCTGCGAGACACATGGCGATCACGGCGCCACCGTAGATGCCGCGGGCACCGGGGGGATGCCATGGTTGGCGCGCATTGGTGAAGATATTCTACGTTTGGAGTCAGTTTACAGTGACGGCAACGATGGATGCGTGACATGCAGGGCTGAATGTATATGAGGGAGACAGATGCATGGGACGTATGCGTTGTCTAAGATGAGATGCCACCATACGAGTCCAGACTTACAGGTCCGATCACGGCCAGTTCTATGACCTCCAAAGTGTTCTCGATAGGCGCCTTGCTCAAGTCCTCGGGCGGCGGCCTAATGAGGGTTGGGCGAGGAGCCTCTTTCGATTCCTCTTCTGACTTTCCCATTGTGTTGAAATTTATGATTGCGAGGGAATGGAAAAGTTGGGCACAATGTGACGCCCCGAGTGTCAAGTGTATGTCACACGGTAATGAGATCTAGATGTAAGACGACAGAGAGTATGTAAACACTTGAGGATGCCAATGAGACCAGGCTTGTTTTCACACCAATTGGTAGCAAGCCGAGTAAAAGTATAACGGATGGAATAACAAGACCACCATCGGTATAAGTTAAGAAATACAGTATGGATATTTGATGGCAGAATGTTTTGTATCAACAAAAATCATTAGCCAAGGGGAGGCCAGGTCAGCCGTGGTGGAATTCCCATAATTGCCGAGGTACTGCATTGTTGTCTGGGTTGATCGTATCGATTGCCGCGAGAATGCCGCGGCCAAcggaggaagtggtggaagggGAGCCAGGGTCTTGGATATGCAGCTATAAGAGGACCTCGTTTGTAGACTCTATACTGTGCATATTGGAGAGACTTGGCGATACTCCGAGGCAAGACACTTGAACACGATGCGTACCCCTTTTTGACCGTTGCCAGTTCATCACAACCCCCGTCCCCCGCCGTTATCACCTGTCAATCAATGGAAGTTGAGTCAACCCCACGATAGCCCACTCATCGATGCTTTGGGATTTTGGACTTGGCGgactctttttttctttctttctttctttttttttttttttttttttttttctctctcttatACATTCAGACGGCGATCATGTTGGAACAAGCAATCGAACCTATGAACGGGCGGCTGTTTCATCAAAGACCACGACACAAACCACAATGCACGTGCAGCGACGTCCCTTGTCCCCGGTATTGCCATCGGAaaagtgtgtgtgtgtgtgttttgtGTGGCACTGGAATGATTCCGCCCTTCGCACGAATCCTGCCGCTTGTTGTCGCCGTCCTGCATGGCGTCCGTCCACTAGGCAAGCGAACAACGTCATTTCTTTTTGAGAGCTAGGATTAGCATCGCCGCCATGCTGGTCTTGGTCCTTGCCCTCTTGGAAATATATCCACTCTGCCTCCGCCCATGATATGTAGTACAGGTCCCTGGACGTCTTGTCTGCAACCGTACCCAAGAAGAGACCCAAGCTCCTTGCTCAAATCAATGCTTTGACCCGCAATACGGAGTCTCATAATTATGTGGCATAGTGAAACACGTTGTCGATACCAAGCAGCGTAGCTAGGTGTCCTCTGGTCCCTTTTTCTGACGGCAATCTCTGGAGGTCTGGACTTCTTGTTACCTTGATCTCAGTGTTGCTGTTGCAACTTGCAacttcaacaacaaacaaacaaacagtcTTCCCTGTCTATCCTTATCCTCGAGTCCCGTCCATAGTGCGGGGGTAACCTGTGCTAGCGACACTTTCACACTCTCTTTGCATTTCTTGATTCAGTCCCTCTTCACCTGGCAACACCTTTTTAATTCACAAAACTCCGATCGCAATGTCTGAGACCGGCGAAAGGTGAGTGCATGTTTGCTTGTGGTGCGGGCGTTAAACCGGCCTGACTGCACCATCATTCAGTTCCAACCCGCATCCTGTTCACCCCACCTGCCCGCATCCTCCTTGCCCTGTTTACGCTACTCCAGTTCTCAAGCTCTCGTCGCTTCCTTCCCACTCCCTGGCTTCAGTTTTGACAGCAGACACAGCAACTACAACGATCGCCAGTTGATGATCTAGCTTGATTCACTTCAACATCAATTAATACCTATCTTGTTGCAGCCTCCACAAACGATCCAAATCCGCCGCCCGCTCGCTCCTTAGCAGGCGCAAGCCGCccgtcgacgacgacatggcCTCCGACGACGGCCGGAGAGCGTCTGGCTCTTATTCTACACCTCAGAACATCCAAATCCCCAGCCAACAGGCGTCCAGAGGTCACTCTTCCAGACTGTCTACCACTGGCAGCGTCTTAGGCCGAACCGTCTCGAACCACCAAGCCTCACCTTCCGTCGGCGGAGCAAGGTCGCCATCCATGCTTTTTGACAAAGGAGCCGCGGCCTCTCTTGAGTCCTCCGTACGCAAGTTCCGTATCGTTGAAGCTCTTCGCAACGGCGACACAGCCTCGATTTCCAGAGCCATCCGCGATACTGCCGAGCACAACCCTCGCATGAGCATTTCGTCCGCCATTACCGGCCCTCTCGAAGACACCACGATTCTCCATTTGGCTATCCAGTGTGCCGAACAGACTGTTGTCGAGTACGTCTTGTCAGATGGTGCTGGCTCCCTCGATATCAATGCTCGCGACAAAGACGGAAATACCCCTTTGCACATTGCAGCCCAACAGGGACGAACCCACATCGTTCGTCAGCTCCTCGAGCACAAGGATATCAACGATGCCATCGCGAACCATCAAGGGCGGTTACCCATCGATCTCGCTCGTAATCCTGACATTTTTCAGCAACTCCAGCTCGCCAGATCGTTGTTTGCCGAGGACAAGGTTCGGCAGGTGCAGGACCTCATCCTCCATGGCGACTTTAAAACTTTGGAGGAGGTCTTGGAAGAGCCGCGTTTCAAGACTGTCCTCGACATTAACAGCACCGAATTCGCCGCCGAGTCGGCCACGGTCGAGAGCGGCGGCACGCTCCTCCACGAAGCCGCGCGTCGCAGAAACACAAAGCTAATCCAGGTTCTACTGCTGCACGGAGCAGACCCGTTCCGCAGAGATCGTAATGGCAAGCTCCCACAGGATGTCACAAAGGACGAGATTACAAAGGCTATGCTCAAAAAGTCCCCCGCTGCTGTGGCTGCCCAGAGGGGCATTCAAGAGAAGGCCGTTTTGGGATCAGCCACACATGGGGCAGCTGCTGCGGCGTCCGGTGATCCTATGGCGGGAAGAGAAGCTCGCGAGATGAAGGGATATCTGAAGAAGTGGACCAACTATCGAAAGGGATACCAGCTTCGTTGGTTCGTACTGGAGGATGGCGTCTTGAGTTACTACAAGCACCAGGATGACGCAGGTTCTGCCTGCCGTGGTGCTATCAACATGCGCATAGCCAAGCTTCATATGACCCCTGATGAGAAAACCAAGTTCGAAATTATAGGGAAAAACTCGGTCAAGTACACTCTGAAGGCCAATCACGAAGTCGAGGCAAAGCGTTGGTTCTGGGCTCTCAACAACTCCATCCAATGGACCAAGGACCAGgccaaagaggaagagagacaGCGTGTCCGCAATGCCGAACTCTTGAAGCAAGCAAAGGCGGAGCATGCCCATAGCGTATCTGACGCCGGCAGCGACAATGCTAGTTTCGTCGAGCACCGCCGTCAGAGTGTGCAGCTTTCTCGGATGCATTCAACGGCCAGGGCGTCCAGAGCCTCCTATGTCGCCAGTGGCAACGGAAGCAACGAAGAGGATGACTTTGTCGATGCCGGAACCGAAGCGGACAAGGGTGAGCATCACCACgcggatgacgatgacgatgactaTGGGGAGGGTTCGAGCGGGCAGGATGTTCCATCGGCAAACAAGGATGCTTTCAACATCACTGCACAGTCTGCAAGACTGCAGCTCGACACCATGGCACAAGTCACCGCAGCCTTGATGGCGGAAACCAACAAGAACTCCGACCTCAGGTTGTCGGACCCCAAGGCCTCTCAAGCCCTAGCTACCTATGATGCTGCAATCCGCTCTCTTACGGGACTTGTCGGCGACCTCCTGCGCATCTCCAAGGATCGCGACGCGTACTGGCAGTACAGACTTGACCGCGAGAGTGAAATGCGCCAGATGTGGGAGGAAAGCATGGCCCAAGTTGCCAGGGAGCAGGAAGCTTTGGAGGCTCGGGTTGGCGAGGCCGAGGCAAAGAGGAAGATCACCAAGCGTATCCTCAAGGAAGCTCTTGGGTCAGGCATTATTGACGAGGGCCAAGTGAAGGCAACTGCACCAACtgttgccgctgctgccgaggcCACTGATGAGGCCGACGCCGAACAGGCTGATGCCAGACCACAGTCGCCGGTCCAGAGCATTCGCCGTCAAAAGACCATCAGGGATCAGGTGGCAGAGTTGTCTGACTCGGACTCGGATGAGGAAGAGTTCTTTGATGCGGTCGACGCCGGTACCGTCGAGGTTTCGCAGCTTCCTCCTTCGGAGCCTGTGGCTTCGCAGAGCGACACCCAACTTGTCATCTCAGACGGCACAGATATCAGTGACTCGTTTAAGGGATACGAGAACGGCATAAGGACCaagttgaagatggatgCGGACAACAGACCCACTATCTCGCTCTGGGTAAGTTTGGGTTACCATTCTGGATATTAAACATTGTACTAACATGAAGTCTAGGGCATCCTCAAATCCATGATTGGCAAGGACATGACCAAGATGACCCTGCCCGTATCCTTCAACGAGCCCACCTCACTCCTCTACCGCTGTGCTGAGGACATGGAGTACGCCGACCTCTTGGATCTAGCCGCTGATCGCGCTGATTCCATTGAGCGTTTGATCTATGTTTCCGCCTTCGCTGCCAGTGAATACGCATCCACCATTGGTCGCGTTGCTAAGCCATTCAACCCACTTCTTGGTGAGACCTTTGAGTATGTGAGACCGGACAAGAACTACCGCTTCTTCATTGAGCAGGTTAGCCATCACCCGCCCATCGGTGCAGCCTGGGCCGAATCTCCCAAGTGGACCTACTACGGAGAATCGGCAGTCAAGTCCAAATTCTACGGCAAGTCCTTCGATGTCAACCCTCTCGGTACCTGGTTTCTTAAGCTCAGGCCGACTTCCGGCGGCAAGGAGGACCTTTACACCTGGAAGAAGGTCACTTCATCCGTGATTGGCATCATCACCGGTAACCCCGTGGTTGACAATTACGGTGTGATGGAGATCAAAAACTGGACCACCGGCGAGGTTTCCTACGTCGAGTTCAAGCCCAGAGGTTGGACCAAGTCGAGTGCCTACCTGATTGGTGGCAAGATCCTCGATGCCAACGGTCAGGTCCGCGTCAGCTTGGGTGGTCGCTGGAACTCCAAATTCTACGCCCGCTTGACACCTGGTTAC includes the following:
- a CDS encoding oxysterol binding protein 1, with translation MSETGESLHKRSKSAARSLLSRRKPPVDDDMASDDGRRASGSYSTPQNIQIPSQQASRGHSSRLSTTGSVLGRTVSNHQASPSVGGARSPSMLFDKGAAASLESSVRKFRIVEALRNGDTASISRAIRDTAEHNPRMSISSAITGPLEDTTILHLAIQCAEQTVVEYVLSDGAGSLDINARDKDGNTPLHIAAQQGRTHIVRQLLEHKDINDAIANHQGRLPIDLARNPDIFQQLQLARSLFAEDKVRQVQDLILHGDFKTLEEVLEEPRFKTVLDINSTEFAAESATVESGGTLLHEAARRRNTKLIQVLLLHGADPFRRDRNGKLPQDVTKDEITKAMLKKSPAAVAAQRGIQEKAVLGSATHGAAAAASGDPMAGREAREMKGYLKKWTNYRKGYQLRWFVLEDGVLSYYKHQDDAGSACRGAINMRIAKLHMTPDEKTKFEIIGKNSVKYTLKANHEVEAKRWFWALNNSIQWTKDQAKEEERQRVRNAELLKQAKAEHAHSVSDAGSDNASFVEHRRQSVQLSRMHSTARASRASYVASGNGSNEEDDFVDAGTEADKGEHHHADDDDDDYGEGSSGQDVPSANKDAFNITAQSARLQLDTMAQVTAALMAETNKNSDLRLSDPKASQALATYDAAIRSLTGLVGDLLRISKDRDAYWQYRLDRESEMRQMWEESMAQVAREQEALEARVGEAEAKRKITKRILKEALGSGIIDEGQVKATAPTVAAAAEATDEADAEQADARPQSPVQSIRRQKTIRDQVAELSDSDSDEEEFFDAVDAGTVEVSQLPPSEPVASQSDTQLVISDGTDISDSFKGYENGIRTKLKMDADNRPTISLWGILKSMIGKDMTKMTLPVSFNEPTSLLYRCAEDMEYADLLDLAADRADSIERLIYVSAFAASEYASTIGRVAKPFNPLLGETFEYVRPDKNYRFFIEQVSHHPPIGAAWAESPKWTYYGESAVKSKFYGKSFDVNPLGTWFLKLRPTSGGKEDLYTWKKVTSSVIGIITGNPVVDNYGVMEIKNWTTGEVSYVEFKPRGWTKSSAYLIGGKILDANGQVRVSLGGRWNSKFYARLTPGYEATIEEKSGNETVHQGSINDPSKAFLIWQANPRPTGIPFNLTPFVVTFNHLDDNLKPWLAPTDSRFRPDQRAMEEGEYDFAATEKNRLEEAQRARRKARESKGEEFKPAWFTKARCEITGEEYWQFNGEYWNRRAKAGPNGDPSAWQGLEPIFQDA
- a CDS encoding oxysterol binding protein 1, variant, encoding MASDDGRRASGSYSTPQNIQIPSQQASRGHSSRLSTTGSVLGRTVSNHQASPSVGGARSPSMLFDKGAAASLESSVRKFRIVEALRNGDTASISRAIRDTAEHNPRMSISSAITGPLEDTTILHLAIQCAEQTVVEYVLSDGAGSLDINARDKDGNTPLHIAAQQGRTHIVRQLLEHKDINDAIANHQGRLPIDLARNPDIFQQLQLARSLFAEDKVRQVQDLILHGDFKTLEEVLEEPRFKTVLDINSTEFAAESATVESGGTLLHEAARRRNTKLIQVLLLHGADPFRRDRNGKLPQDVTKDEITKAMLKKSPAAVAAQRGIQEKAVLGSATHGAAAAASGDPMAGREAREMKGYLKKWTNYRKGYQLRWFVLEDGVLSYYKHQDDAGSACRGAINMRIAKLHMTPDEKTKFEIIGKNSVKYTLKANHEVEAKRWFWALNNSIQWTKDQAKEEERQRVRNAELLKQAKAEHAHSVSDAGSDNASFVEHRRQSVQLSRMHSTARASRASYVASGNGSNEEDDFVDAGTEADKGEHHHADDDDDDYGEGSSGQDVPSANKDAFNITAQSARLQLDTMAQVTAALMAETNKNSDLRLSDPKASQALATYDAAIRSLTGLVGDLLRISKDRDAYWQYRLDRESEMRQMWEESMAQVAREQEALEARVGEAEAKRKITKRILKEALGSGIIDEGQVKATAPTVAAAAEATDEADAEQADARPQSPVQSIRRQKTIRDQVAELSDSDSDEEEFFDAVDAGTVEVSQLPPSEPVASQSDTQLVISDGTDISDSFKGYENGIRTKLKMDADNRPTISLWGILKSMIGKDMTKMTLPVSFNEPTSLLYRCAEDMEYADLLDLAADRADSIERLIYVSAFAASEYASTIGRVAKPFNPLLGETFEYVRPDKNYRFFIEQVSHHPPIGAAWAESPKWTYYGESAVKSKFYGKSFDVNPLGTWFLKLRPTSGGKEDLYTWKKVTSSVIGIITGNPVVDNYGVMEIKNWTTGEVSYVEFKPRGWTKSSAYLIGGKILDANGQVRVSLGGRWNSKFYARLTPGYEATIEEKSGNETVHQGSINDPSKAFLIWQANPRPTGIPFNLTPFVVTFNHLDDNLKPWLAPTDSRFRPDQRAMEEGEYDFAATEKNRLEEAQRARRKARESKGEEFKPAWFTKARCEITGEEYWQFNGEYWNRRAKAGPNGDPSAWQGLEPIFQDA